A segment of the Crassostrea angulata isolate pt1a10 chromosome 10, ASM2561291v2, whole genome shotgun sequence genome:
GGCAGTGGCCTTGACAAGACATCGCGTGTGGCATTGCCGTTACGAGCTGGCCGACTCCTGTTCTGTTCGTATGGCCAGCCATCAGCCTGCTCCTCCTCGTGGGGGATTTTACTTCCCTGCTGGGTATACTGTTGATAATTAGGGTGGAAATTGTGTATTGCATCCTGCATAATGTCCCGAGGATTCATGGTCTCCTTCAGACTACTGGAGATGCTCTGTAGTGACACGGTCCTTCCTGTGGTGTTCGCTGGACCAGAACTGTAGATGGAGTGAGGGAATGCAAGTCGCAGTGCTAGTGCAGCGAAAAACATTTCTATGCAAATGAAGAAGTTCTGGTAGCCTGCTGAGACAGTTCCTAGGCCCACCTTCATTGTTCCATTATCTGAGAAAATGGGGCTAATAGCACCTCCCTTCTCCAGAATAGCCAACACAATACCTGCAAACATTTACATGACTTTAAGAAAAAATTCTTGTCCAAGCTATCAATTATCTTCATCATTGCTTTAATTTTCATATACCGTATGTATATTTACTGATTAGTATTAGTGTTGATCCAGTAATTATCTCCCTGAACtgtaataatgttatttttaaaatgataattttatcattatcacTAATAATGATGTCCGCATGTACCTTGCCAGAAAGACAGGAAAATGACTGATTTGACAGTAAGGAACTTCCAGACAGGATCATATGGACTCAACAGTTCCCTGGTGGCGAAATAAAACAGGAACAGAGCGTAGAGGGCCAGACTGACGGACACATTGTAGATCAGGGTCACGTACAGGAAGCCCGAGGACGGCCTACAAACAGTCAATCAGGTCAAGTACAGAAGATCCACACATTACTTTTGTACAGTCCTGTATATAGCACAATATTACAAATACAATACTGGATATAaggcaaaataaaattaaacttaagCCTGTTTAAATAATGCAGTAAgcaagtcttttttttttacattaaaatattgcTCCAAGATTTGAAGGAAAATAATTAcggtaatatttttttactcaAAATTGAAAAACTGCTATTACCGGTAACTCCTCTTtacaaagaacaataaaaataatcaatgtaTATGCATTTGATATAAGATAGTGGAGCCTGAGCTACATATTATCTTTGTTCTGTACAACAGTTTCGAGCTAAACATTTCtgtcaatattttcatttatttcccaataaaaacaatattaaatgaaTGTATCTTAAAACTTTTTTAGTGAGTAATTTATTAGATCTGTACCCACAATAGTGCGATGGATTTCTAAATATATGGTACTTTGTCTATGTGAACACCTACGAGAAGTTGCCATCCTTGTAAAGTCCAAAGGCTTGTAGAATGAGAGTGGTCAATGCCATCACAGGTTTCACAATACAGAACTGAAGGGTTGCCTAAATGTGAACATAAAGGTAACAAACTAACTTATAatacacaattattttttttgaagcATTTATTTTACTAAGTGTGGTCTTGAAGATAGaattattaatttcattacatCCCTACCTGTTTACAGAACCTTAGAAAACCAATGGTGTATTGTCGACCAGCCAGGCAGCAAGTACACCAAATCCAACTTGACCTACAGTAAAGAGACATAACATGATACACAGCAGTAACCAACCCCTACCAAATGATCTAAAAGGTCATTGATGGTACCTCTGAATTACTCTTTTAACCTTTATTTACTAGTGCCTGTTTAAATGGAAGAGTGAACAAACTATAGAACATTATGactttttagccgggctctgctgaaagcagagttctggctataggcaggcaaatcgccaatgttactataaatagcacaacttcaaaagtaaacaaaaaaccaaacagcgtcaaagtaaaagcttccgctataccaaatagttacacaaagagccacattttgtcaaaagtgttggcattttgtttcttttttttaatttcgggagaattgtctatcttttttagttttcctaTTAGTAACGTGTTTcgaaaacaagactatgcattttggacacatacaatgcgcatgaatttccatgaactactttgccgCATGTTGAAGAAAtgaggattgaatatataacgcttgctgcaaaattcaaggcagcaactattgaacttttttctactagacaaacatatttttgtttatagccgcttacaaaatttggtagCTTTCTGACGCCTTGCCTActttaaaagcatgagagagagagagagagaggagagagagagagagagagagagagagagagagagagaggagagagagagagagagagagattttcagtctttactacacaatatgcataattaAAGACAcgccaaaagagcccggctttcagtacttcagtactttgattagtaTATACAGCTCTAGAGTATAGCAGTAAAGTAGGATAACCATTCACACACACGCTGAAAAGCTTTGTCTGGTCTTTCTccatttttacaaacaaataaaGTTACCAGTAAAACTAATCTTACTTGATTGGTTTCCCTCTGATCTCGGACATTATAGAACTTTCCCCTCCCAGATATTCATAGCACAAACTCAGGAAACTGTAGATTACAAATGCTGCAAAAACACACACAGAAAAAAAGGTACACTTCAAGAAAAAGTAAATCCTTAACTTTTTacctttatttcaaatcaaattacaATAGATATGTATGTTAgacaatttttattcaaaagcaCCATTGAATTATATTGTATGGTAAGCATGTTAATATTGTTTCATCATGCCTAACtgcaaagaaaaattctttacCTGAAAGCAtattttacttgaaaaaaaaaatacaaatacccaTAAGGTGATACTAAAAATGAGGAAAAGAGAATACTTTATCATTCATCATATTCCtattcaatttctttaaaagattcAATCACAGAGAATGAGGTATGGAATAAACGGTGGTGACATGACCTTACCCTCATAACAATCTCGCACACTATCAAAGTACACATAGTAACTGTCATTGTTGAAGAACATCAGACTCAGGAAAGAATCAAAGGAGTAGATGGGGACGATGAATAAAATCCGAATGATCCATCGCTGCTCGTTAGGACAGGTGTAGTAACGCAGGTGGAGGTAGATCTGAAACAAAAAGCTAGATCAGGCTGGTCTTGTATCCCTTCCTATGATACTGTATACACCCAATTAAACACAAGGAATAAATATCCACATAATTCATGAGAAACAGCCCTCTCGatttaaaatattgcatttatttttctaagAGTTGTGAACAATATTAAGTCAGAGGCGATTTCAACAGAATGAGTGCTTGCCATACTAAATATGTTTCTAACAAAACCTTTTGTTTTCTGCAAAAATTTTCATAGTCAAAATTGTCTGTTTCCAATATATTTGTGAGTCTCTGTAATTTGAGAGGGTAccatcaaacaaatattttacaacatAAGCTAGGTACTATTTGACAGTTACACAACGTAGTACATTGTACTCTGTTCTCTTGTACAAGACAATTATACCAGTACTTAGAAAACTCTAATATTACAAATGAAGACTCAAGAGTTTTCTCCAAATACCGGTATTGAAAAATGTATGCTTAAGTGATAGGTATCAAacgataaaaaatgaaaatataaaatacattaaaaaaatacatgtattcattaaaaatataacaattttttgtgggtgctatttttttcttttgttttaaaaataggtttatctattttttgtgatttagtccagatatttaaaaaaaatatctggacTAAATGCATATTTTGCTATTCAATTTTGGCATTTGAGATGATTCCTGAAAATTTAgccaaaaaataataacatcTTGCAGAAAGAGCCAGTCATACCTTAttgactatacatgtatttgtttattctAATGCTGGACTTCTTAAATGCTGGTCtagttattttaataaaatctttCATTCTTTAGAATGACTTAAATGTTCCCGACAACAACGTTATTAGTGTGTAATTGTTTCCATGGATATTGTGATAAGAGGGAGAGGATAGGGAGAACACATTTCACTTACAGAAGAGCAAACTTTGATCAATATGCCTCCTGACTAGCAGGAAATCAATAATCATATCAACAATAAGACCGACACAGGTCTTACAAAGGACCAGGTTTTATTCCAGAGATAATTAAACAATCACACTTAACCAGATCCTGCTCGCTTTTTCTTTAGTCACAGAAGTACATGAATGCAAATATTTCCTCTCTCTCTTCTATATGGCACTACTTGTCAAGAAGCAAATATGACAGCTCTTTTTCTTTGGAGCAAGATGTTTAGAACAGTGAATTTTTATAGCTTTTTGGCTTGACTTAATGCATAAACTACCAGAATTGCATCTTCAGTCTATTTATAGTCTTTGGGACTTGTGTATTTAGATTTAATAACAATGACTTTATAATATGTGACCAGAAGCCAGTGACTATGGTTTAAATGGAGTCTTAAGATCTACCTGTACTGTTAATCATATCAGTctaatatcacatttgcataaatcctaagaatgtttgtttgtgtcatatttaaaaacgaattttttgatagaaataatataaaattcacaatcagataaaaacagacatcttaaaatggtaggatcggggcatttttgtaggttaggtcgggttaccctaaacacacagctttttttttaggccttactGTGCCAGTATTATTCTAACTCAAGATTTTTTCTCTGTACCCAAAATTAATTGTCAAAATTATGACTTATTAACATCTGCTTTGAAgcttaatattaataattatcaatcactaaataaaatatACTGAAATAACTTTTTTCTGGATCTTGCCAGTGTTCTAAATATGATTTATATGGGTATATGAGAATTTGCAGTTTTAAAACTGCATGTAAGCACTCTtcccttttttttaaaggagcAATCTATTTAAACTGGTGAGGATCAAGTTTTGATGATAATCCAAAACTGAAGACCTTTTTAATTACAGATAAATTAATTGATTACAAAATAAGTACAATAATTTCGAAGGTTCTCCGATCTCAGAGTAttatttcatcataaaaatgttatctatccttcaaactttacaaatgaaaggaaataaaaagaaatttactgACGGTTTCCATGCATTTTACGAAATTGTTGCAATTTTGGCCACAATGGATGGAGtggaataaatataaaagtggagattgaataagaaaaaaaaagtttatactGATGAATTGTTGGCTCGGACCCGTTTACCTCTGTGGAGTAGGTCTCTGTACATCCACTAAGCCAACAAATTCATTGAAAAACTTGTCATAATAATAACACTAGAAGActaactaattttgtcaaaaaggataatttatggTCCAAATAAAAAATtcc
Coding sequences within it:
- the LOC128166850 gene encoding transmembrane protein 184B-like; the encoded protein is MTDTNTTMPPTTLSSTTTNHSDLSSTTPFVPTTTNSSAHNGTFVHQPLIFLQTAAAQGIGGAFSILALLITVHQIYLHLRYYTCPNEQRWIIRILFIVPIYSFDSFLSLMFFNNDSYYVYFDSVRDCYEAFVIYSFLSLCYEYLGGESSIMSEIRGKPIKSSWIWCTCCLAGRQYTIGFLRFCKQATLQFCIVKPVMALTTLILQAFGLYKDGNFSPSSGFLYVTLIYNVSVSLALYALFLFYFATRELLSPYDPVWKFLTVKSVIFLSFWQGIVLAILEKGGAISPIFSDNGTMKVGLGTVSAGYQNFFICIEMFFAALALRLAFPHSIYSSGPANTTGRTVSLQSISSSLKETMNPRDIMQDAIHNFHPNYQQYTQQGSKIPHEEEQADGWPYEQNRSRPARNGNATRDVLSRPLPHQQPETAHGQQPQRPQVGPTSRKFNEKTTLLSSDDEFQ